Genomic DNA from Acidisoma sp. PAMC 29798:
ATCGCGGCGCCTATATCGTCAACGGCCTCGAACATTGTGGTGAGTGTCACAACCATCGCAACTTCCTCGGCAATACGGCAGTGGCCTTGTCGGTTCTCGGCGCCCCGATCACCCAATGGTATGCGCCCAGCCTGCGTTTCGATCCCATGACCGGGCTCGGCCGCTTCAGCGACAACGACATTGTGCAATACCTGCGGGACGGCCATTCCCCGCAGATGGGCACGGTCGCCGGCCCGATGTCGGAGGTCGTCGATTACAGCACGCATTATCTGAGTGATGCCGATCTGCACGCCATCGTGGCCTATCTTCACGTCCTGCCGCCGACCCCCAGCTATTACGGCTGGAAGCGCCGCCCCTATAATACCGCGCTGGTGGCCGGTCAGCAGGTCTATCTCAGTCACTGCGCCTCCTGCCACCAGACCGACGGTGCTGGTCTGCCGGGCAAGATTCCAGCGCTGGACGGCAATGGCATGGTCACCGCGACCGGGCCGCAGAGCGTGATCCGAGTCATCCTGGGCGGGCTCGATGCGCGCGGCCCCTACGCCCTGATGCCGGGCGTGGGCGCCACCATGACCGATGACCAGATTGTCGCGGTCACCAATTACGTGCGCCAGGGCTGGAGCAACGTGGCGCCGATGAACGCGACGCCGAAGCTCGTGGATATCATCCGCCGCGACACGCATACCTTCACCAATGGTCAGCGGCCGGATGGCTGCCCGACCCTGATGCAGGACCAGCTGCAAACGGTCTTGGCGGACAAAACCAACGGGCTTGAGGATCTGCTCAAGTCCACGACCATGCCGAACCTGCTCAACAACGTGAACGCCATCGTGCAGAAGCTGCACGGCCTGGCGCCCGCCGTTTCGCGCGCCGACGCGGTCAATGGCCTCACCATCGCCTATTGCCCGATCGTCTACGGCGATGACACGATCCCGGCCGACCAGCGCGCCTGGCAGGTGACACATTTCGCCGACCGCCTCTACACGCAGCTCTCCACCAACGGGAGTGATTGATCATGTACTTTTGGTGGATCGTCCTCATCGTCTTGATCTGGGCCTGGCTGACGGGCGGCTCCGTCTATGGCTGGCGGGAACATCGTCTGGGCGGTTGGCTCACCCTCGGCTCCGTTGCCGTCTGGACCGGCCTCGCCGGTCTGGTCGTGCTCTTCGCGCTACCATACTGGAAGGTCGTCTACCTCGTCCTGCTTCAGCCGGGCTGAGCGTCTTCCTTAAGGAGCGTCTCGACCACCTTGGCTGAGGTGAGCACGCCCGGCAGCCCGGCGCCCGGATGGGTGCCGGCGCCGACGAGGTAGAGACCGCGCACCTCTTCGGATGTGTTGTGGAATCTGAACCAGGCCGATTGCATCAGGCGCGGTGAGATTGAAAAGCCGGCGCCATGCCGGCTGCGGTAATCCTGGCGGAAGGTTTCGGGCGTCATCCAGCTCTCCGTCACGATCGCTGCGGACAGCCCCGGCAATTCTCGCGCCTCCATCATCGCGACCAGCCGGTCACGGAGCCGCGGCGCGGCGGTCGCCCAATCGATGCCGGCGCGCAGATTGGGCACTGGGGCCAGAACATAGAAGGCGTCGCAGCCGGGTGGCGCCATGTCGGGGTCCGTGGCCGTCGGCCGGTGCAGATACAGGCTCAGATCCTCCGGCACGTCCGACACACGCCCGAAGATCTCGTCGAGCAATTCCCGGTACCGCTGGCCGAGCAGAATGGTGTGATGGGCCGTCGCTTCGTACCGGCGATTGGTGCCGAAGTAGAAGACGAAAAGGCCCATCGAATAATCGAGCCGATCCAAGGCCCTGTCGGTCCAGCGACGGCGCTTCACGCCCGGCAGAAGATCCGCATAGATCGCCGGTGCGTCTGCATTGGCGATCACGGCTTCGGCGGCAAGGGTTTCCCCCGTTGTTAGCGCAACTCCGGTGATATGCCCATTTTCGTGCAACAGCCGATCCACGTCGGTTTGCAGCCGGATGGTGATGCCCTGCCGCTGCATGAGTGCCGCGAGTGCCGCGACCAAGGCCCCTGTGCCACCCTTTGGGAACCAGACGCCGTGCATCCGTTCCAGATACTGGATCAGGGCATAGAGACCGCTGGTGTGGAAGGGATGTCCGCCAACAAGAAGCGGTTGCAGCGTAAAGACGCGGCGCAGGCTGTCGTCGCGCATATAGCGCTGAACAATGCCATAGACGCTGCGATAGCCGCCGAGCCGTACGATCTGCGGAAAGGCCTTCAGCATCGTGCTGAGTTTGTGGAACGGCTGCGCCCCGTAGCGCTCGTAGCCAACCCGATACAGGTCTGCCGCGTGGTGCTGCATCTTCTCGTAGCCGGG
This window encodes:
- a CDS encoding c-type cytochrome, producing the protein MNKKRLGGGAAVLLMAGLLAAHGWGATQVPVQTPGQGPSQPASTDAALLAKGKYLTTMGDCIGCHVADGGKAYAGGQYMGMPFGQISTPNITSDVDTGIGKYTDADFIRLMRGGVTPTGQNIYPAMPYPWYATLPDDDILAIKTYLFSLPPIHAPRLPSTIWFPFNLRPAIKGYNLLFIGDRFQTDPHLTAEQNRGAYIVNGLEHCGECHNHRNFLGNTAVALSVLGAPITQWYAPSLRFDPMTGLGRFSDNDIVQYLRDGHSPQMGTVAGPMSEVVDYSTHYLSDADLHAIVAYLHVLPPTPSYYGWKRRPYNTALVAGQQVYLSHCASCHQTDGAGLPGKIPALDGNGMVTATGPQSVIRVILGGLDARGPYALMPGVGATMTDDQIVAVTNYVRQGWSNVAPMNATPKLVDIIRRDTHTFTNGQRPDGCPTLMQDQLQTVLADKTNGLEDLLKSTTMPNLLNNVNAIVQKLHGLAPAVSRADAVNGLTIAYCPIVYGDDTIPADQRAWQVTHFADRLYTQLSTNGSD
- the crtI gene encoding phytoene desaturase family protein, whose product is MSVIVIGGGFGGIAAALRARALGHDVTLVERLDQLGGRGRVVRHDGFVFDAGPTVITAPFLLDELFTLFGEVRADHVSFLPVSPFYRIRFVDGRHFDLTGDAAAMRGEVMRFSPRDLPGYEKMQHHAADLYRVGYERYGAQPFHKLSTMLKAFPQIVRLGGYRSVYGIVQRYMRDDSLRRVFTLQPLLVGGHPFHTSGLYALIQYLERMHGVWFPKGGTGALVAALAALMQRQGITIRLQTDVDRLLHENGHITGVALTTGETLAAEAVIANADAPAIYADLLPGVKRRRWTDRALDRLDYSMGLFVFYFGTNRRYEATAHHTILLGQRYRELLDEIFGRVSDVPEDLSLYLHRPTATDPDMAPPGCDAFYVLAPVPNLRAGIDWATAAPRLRDRLVAMMEARELPGLSAAIVTESWMTPETFRQDYRSRHGAGFSISPRLMQSAWFRFHNTSEEVRGLYLVGAGTHPGAGLPGVLTSAKVVETLLKEDAQPG